In Blautia wexlerae DSM 19850, a single window of DNA contains:
- a CDS encoding ABC transporter permease, protein MGIITILWEKWVEFRRDFYKITLAAMIAPLMYLIVFGMGIQTTSHGQPYLNFLIPGVVSLTTMNGSFNAIAQNLNVQRLYEKAFDQVMISPTPLWQFIAGQIIGGSLRGLYAGGIILLLTAPIETGLIFNGWSFLVMFLNGAVFSAIGVVVSFLAKNHADVPRFSNYIIMPMAYLCNTFFSTEKLPGFIGKFVSALPLSQTSHLMRSISSGEAVNYTGIGILLLYLLVFTVAASWFIYKKKNL, encoded by the coding sequence ATGGGAATTATAACAATATTATGGGAGAAGTGGGTAGAATTCCGCCGGGATTTCTATAAGATCACACTGGCGGCAATGATCGCACCGCTAATGTATCTGATCGTATTCGGAATGGGAATCCAGACCACTTCTCATGGACAGCCATACCTGAATTTTCTGATTCCGGGTGTGGTATCACTGACAACTATGAACGGAAGCTTCAACGCCATTGCGCAGAACCTAAACGTACAGAGACTGTATGAGAAGGCTTTTGATCAGGTGATGATCTCCCCCACACCATTATGGCAGTTTATTGCCGGACAGATCATCGGGGGAAGTCTGCGTGGTCTGTATGCAGGAGGAATCATACTGCTTCTTACAGCACCTATTGAGACAGGACTGATCTTCAACGGATGGTCCTTTCTGGTGATGTTCCTGAACGGAGCAGTATTCTCAGCCATCGGCGTGGTGGTCTCCTTTCTGGCAAAAAATCACGCAGACGTGCCGAGGTTTTCCAATTATATCATTATGCCTATGGCATATTTGTGTAACACCTTTTTCTCAACAGAGAAACTTCCGGGATTTATAGGCAAGTTTGTATCAGCCTTGCCATTATCCCAGACCAGCCATCTGATGAGAAGCATTTCATCAGGTGAGGCGGTGAATTACACTGGTATTGGGATTCTGCTTCTTTATCTGCTGGTGTTTACTGTAGCAGCATCATGGTTTATTTATAAGAAGAAAAATCTGTAA